One window of Sphingomonas sp. KC8 genomic DNA carries:
- a CDS encoding GNAT family N-acetyltransferase, translating into MPDTPFLVRPAVHADLPSLHPVIERAYRGDSARRGWTHEADLLDDQRTDIATLAAILGNEGEQLLVAELDGVIVGCVQISDRGRGTAYLGLLCIDPDRQAGGLGKQLVAAAEAQAVRMFKAERMEMTVIDSRTELIRYYERRGYSDSGETRPFPVLVEPPLQFTVLIKTLPTGAIDATALA; encoded by the coding sequence ATGCCTGATACGCCGTTTCTTGTCCGCCCCGCCGTCCATGCGGATCTACCGTCGCTGCACCCCGTGATCGAACGGGCCTATCGCGGCGACAGCGCACGCCGCGGGTGGACGCATGAGGCCGACCTGCTCGACGATCAGCGGACCGACATCGCGACGCTCGCCGCGATCCTGGGCAACGAGGGCGAACAATTGCTGGTTGCGGAACTGGACGGCGTGATCGTCGGTTGCGTGCAGATTTCCGATCGTGGCCGTGGCACCGCCTATCTGGGCCTGCTGTGCATCGATCCCGATCGACAGGCCGGCGGCCTGGGCAAACAGCTTGTGGCGGCAGCCGAGGCGCAGGCCGTGCGCATGTTCAAGGCCGAACGGATGGAGATGACCGTCATCGACAGCCGAACCGAACTGATCCGTTACTATGAACGGCGCGGCTATAGCGACAGTGGCGAAACACGCCCCTTCCCGGTGCTGGTGGAACCGCCGCTGCAATTCACCGTGCTGATCAAAACGCTGCCGACAGGCGCTATCGACGCCACAGCCCTCGCCTAG
- the cpdR gene encoding cell cycle two-component system response regulator CpdR, whose translation MIRILLAEDDDSMREYLARALERSGYAVMAVDRGTAALPLLDAHTFDLLLTDIVMPEMDGIELAQRAAVIAPAMRVMFITGFAAVALKGGAALPNAKVLSKPFHLRDLVMEVDRMFEVGSATGI comes from the coding sequence ATGATTCGAATATTGCTGGCTGAAGATGACGATTCGATGCGCGAATATCTTGCGCGCGCGCTCGAACGGTCCGGCTATGCGGTTATGGCGGTCGATCGCGGTACGGCGGCGTTGCCGTTGCTGGATGCGCATACATTCGATCTCCTGCTCACCGATATCGTCATGCCGGAAATGGATGGTATCGAACTCGCGCAGCGCGCCGCCGTGATCGCACCGGCCATGCGGGTGATGTTCATCACCGGCTTTGCCGCGGTCGCGCTAAAGGGCGGGGCGGCGCTGCCCAATGCCAAGGTTTTATCAAAGCCCTTCCACCTGCGTGATCTGGTGATGGAAGTGGATCGCATGTTCGAAGTCGGCAGCGCGACGGGAATTTGA
- a CDS encoding LytR/AlgR family response regulator transcription factor: protein MRVLLVDDEALALDRLKALFANVDGAEVVGQAMTGEDALIAIADLRPDLVILDIQMPGRNGLRTAADITIDPRPEIIFVTAHEHYAPDAFDVDAADYVLKPIRFDRLRQAVERARRRRSQREQAARAGELEEQVQYLRSHAAEARDEAAFWVPERHGQRRVPLDTINWIEAARDYVLLHTEMRSYMLRTTMSALEEKLAGSGLIRVHRSAFVRPERVTEVRRANRSIALILADGAEVQVGPSYSSAVDSALGFGS, encoded by the coding sequence ATGCGCGTGCTGCTGGTCGATGATGAAGCGCTTGCGCTTGACCGCCTGAAGGCGCTGTTCGCGAATGTCGACGGGGCCGAAGTCGTCGGCCAGGCGATGACAGGCGAAGATGCCCTGATCGCGATCGCCGATCTGCGCCCCGATCTGGTGATCCTCGACATCCAGATGCCAGGACGCAATGGCCTGCGCACCGCCGCCGACATCACGATCGATCCGCGCCCCGAGATCATTTTCGTCACGGCGCATGAACATTATGCCCCCGACGCATTCGACGTCGATGCCGCCGATTATGTGTTGAAGCCGATCCGTTTCGATCGGCTGCGCCAGGCGGTTGAGCGCGCAAGACGGCGGCGTTCACAGCGCGAGCAGGCCGCCCGCGCGGGCGAACTGGAAGAACAGGTACAATATTTGCGCAGCCATGCCGCCGAGGCGCGCGACGAAGCAGCGTTCTGGGTGCCGGAACGGCATGGCCAGCGCCGCGTGCCGCTGGACACGATCAACTGGATCGAAGCCGCCCGCGATTATGTGCTGCTGCACACCGAAATGCGCAGCTACATGTTACGCACGACCATGAGCGCGCTGGAAGAAAAGCTTGCCGGCAGCGGCCTGATCCGTGTCCACCGTTCCGCCTTCGTGCGGCCCGAACGCGTGACCGAAGTGCGCCGGGCCAACCGTTCGATCGCGCTGATCCTGGCCGATGGCGCCGAAGTTCAGGTCGGCCCCAGCTATTCGAGCGCGGTGGACAGCGCCCTTGGGTTCGGATCCTGA
- a CDS encoding AAA family ATPase, with product MNDESWTVRARAGGYSALAAANESHAMDWAVDGLLPATGATVVFGTGSTGKTQFLLWLAAHVAARDENRPKRWLGAKIRAKGQILVLSAEDLREHLFQRIGAIARGMSVAYDDADIDVEDLCNRIHVMPFLSMSSKEFPESNPALFGRGADGGWQPTSMMTHIERFIDDWNAEADAAGRPDDRFVGVILDSAVSMAGFEMAHSEATSNFLFHVNRMPRRQRVFWAIIGHTPKDARKKHEDAAIERLRGSAMWSTTPRAVLELRTAGPTDNIDQALTRYPNILPRDILYLTTAKANSMGADLRARALRRVMDGGFVDISEEFPNIFERSQKSGDVEKNVKKIPLDPKTTWPAVIDLIEKSTQLSESDGKFTRHSVVE from the coding sequence ATGAATGACGAAAGTTGGACCGTGCGTGCTCGCGCGGGTGGCTACTCCGCTTTGGCTGCGGCGAACGAGAGCCACGCCATGGACTGGGCCGTCGATGGTCTTCTTCCCGCGACTGGCGCAACGGTTGTTTTTGGGACCGGTAGCACCGGCAAAACGCAGTTCCTGCTCTGGCTAGCAGCCCATGTCGCTGCTCGAGACGAAAATCGCCCCAAAAGATGGCTCGGTGCCAAGATAAGGGCCAAGGGCCAGATCCTCGTGTTGTCAGCGGAAGATTTGCGCGAACACCTTTTCCAACGCATTGGTGCGATCGCCCGCGGAATGAGCGTAGCGTACGATGACGCAGATATTGACGTCGAAGACCTGTGCAATCGCATCCATGTGATGCCGTTCCTGTCGATGTCGTCGAAGGAATTCCCAGAATCGAATCCGGCACTCTTCGGACGCGGAGCCGACGGCGGGTGGCAGCCCACCTCAATGATGACGCATATTGAAAGATTCATCGACGATTGGAACGCGGAGGCCGACGCTGCCGGCCGCCCTGACGACCGGTTTGTCGGCGTTATCCTAGATTCCGCAGTATCAATGGCGGGGTTCGAAATGGCGCATTCGGAAGCCACGTCGAACTTCCTGTTTCATGTTAACCGAATGCCGCGGCGTCAGCGGGTTTTTTGGGCGATCATCGGCCATACCCCGAAGGACGCCAGAAAGAAGCACGAGGACGCGGCGATCGAGCGACTGCGTGGATCGGCGATGTGGTCCACAACGCCACGCGCCGTCCTCGAACTCCGGACAGCCGGTCCAACGGACAATATCGATCAAGCCCTTACGCGCTATCCGAACATCCTGCCGCGCGACATTTTGTACCTCACAACTGCCAAAGCCAACTCGATGGGAGCGGACCTGCGCGCCCGCGCGCTGCGGCGCGTCATGGACGGCGGCTTTGTGGATATTTCAGAAGAATTTCCAAACATTTTTGAAAGATCTCAAAAATCGGGCGACGTCGAAAAGAATGTGAAGAAAATTCCCCTAGACCCAAAAACAACCTGGCCAGCAGTCATTGATCTCATTGAAAAATCAACACAATTATCGGAATCAGACGGAAAATTCACAAGACATTCTGTAGTGGAATAA
- a CDS encoding SapC family protein produces the protein MASAPPSGLPLFYNELQPLSSSVHGDYIMRRQESAPFLAKAHAVPLTVEEFGLAQRHFPIVFSAGPNPVPLALMGLNEGVNMYVDDEGKLTSDVYVPAYVRRYPFMLAKLQQNSDELSLCFDPTADVVGQGGEGDALFADGQPSDATKAILGFCEQFEQAGQRTAAFMKELGDLKLLIDGEVAIQPEGAAQPFIYRGFQMISEDKLRELRGDQARKLIQSGLLALVYAHLFSLSLIRDLFARQMQAGRVPVQQPELQA, from the coding sequence ATGGCGAGCGCACCGCCGAGCGGCCTGCCGCTTTTCTACAATGAACTTCAGCCGCTTTCGAGCAGCGTCCATGGCGATTACATCATGCGCCGCCAGGAATCCGCGCCGTTTCTGGCGAAGGCCCATGCCGTGCCGTTGACGGTCGAAGAATTTGGCCTTGCCCAGCGCCATTTCCCGATCGTCTTCTCGGCGGGCCCGAATCCAGTGCCGCTGGCGCTGATGGGCCTCAACGAAGGCGTCAACATGTATGTCGACGACGAAGGCAAGCTGACCAGCGACGTCTATGTCCCGGCCTATGTTCGCCGCTATCCCTTCATGCTCGCCAAGCTCCAGCAGAACAGCGATGAACTGTCGCTGTGCTTCGATCCGACCGCGGATGTCGTCGGTCAGGGCGGCGAGGGCGACGCGCTCTTCGCCGATGGCCAGCCGTCCGACGCGACGAAGGCGATCCTGGGCTTTTGCGAACAGTTCGAACAGGCGGGCCAGCGTACGGCGGCCTTCATGAAGGAACTGGGCGATCTCAAGCTGCTGATCGACGGCGAAGTCGCGATCCAGCCGGAAGGTGCGGCGCAGCCCTTCATCTATCGCGGTTTCCAGATGATCTCCGAAGATAAGCTGCGCGAACTGCGCGGCGATCAGGCACGCAAGCTGATCCAGTCGGGGTTGCTCGCACTGGTCTATGCGCACCTCTTCTCGCTGTCGCTGATCCGGGATCTGTTTGCGCGGCAGATGCAGGCGGGCAGGGTGCCGGTCCAGCAGCCTGAACTGCAGGCCTGA
- a CDS encoding recombinase family protein: MSRVAFYRVSTHDQSMDAQRAMMDGPFDREFLDHAISGSTMAQHRPGFSAMPEYVREGDTLYVYAVDRLGRDAIDVQTNVRALLSKGVILHVRGLGPIGRGVGELIIAVLAQMAAMERDRIKERTEAGRRVAIRSLQQFGKTHRGKESLGRPRACDPAEVREWRAANNASVAITSRHFGISASTVKRYCRCKEQGSAPDGRG; the protein is encoded by the coding sequence TTGAGCCGAGTAGCTTTTTACCGCGTGTCGACCCATGACCAATCGATGGATGCGCAGCGCGCGATGATGGATGGACCGTTCGATCGAGAATTTTTGGATCACGCAATTAGCGGATCGACCATGGCGCAGCATCGTCCTGGCTTTTCCGCGATGCCGGAATATGTGCGGGAAGGCGATACACTATATGTGTACGCGGTCGACCGCCTCGGTCGCGACGCGATCGACGTCCAGACGAACGTAAGAGCCCTTCTCAGCAAAGGGGTTATTCTGCACGTTCGAGGACTTGGGCCCATCGGCCGCGGTGTGGGCGAACTCATCATTGCCGTACTTGCGCAAATGGCTGCAATGGAACGAGACCGGATCAAGGAAAGGACCGAGGCTGGCAGGAGGGTGGCCATTCGATCCCTGCAGCAATTTGGGAAAACGCATCGTGGCAAGGAGAGCCTCGGTCGGCCCCGAGCATGCGATCCGGCAGAAGTGCGTGAATGGCGAGCGGCGAATAACGCGAGTGTCGCTATCACTTCTCGGCATTTCGGGATATCGGCGTCAACGGTGAAGCGCTATTGCCGATGCAAGGAACAAGGTTCAGCGCCAGACGGGCGGGGATAG
- a CDS encoding DEAD/DEAH box helicase, which produces MTFADLGLSDELLRAIADSGYSEPTPIQEQAIPPVLMMKDLIGIAQTGTGKTASFVLPMIDILAHGRSRARMPRSLILEPTRELAAQVAENFEKYGKYHKLSMALLIGGTNMGDQIAALEKGVDVLIATPGRLMDLFQRGKILLTGCSLLVIDEADRMLDMGFIPDIEEICTKLPAQRQTLLFSATMPAPIKKLADRFLTNPKQIEVARVGAANASIEQFLVECSSRGKRDVLRDLLRAEDMHTAIIFSNRKTTVRDLSTALKGNGFRATQIHGDMEQSERVRELDRFKSGEINILVASDVAARGLDVKGVSHVFNFDVPWHPDDYVHRIGRTGRAGATGKAYTLVTPEDAEAVENIEKLTQQKIPRIGTAASAPATEEKAPEAPRAKRAAKAPAKPAAAKSTPAKDAPAPRANASPVRPARNEAPVRDTQRRDRGPADDGPDQGWNGPIPNFLDFGFGTRPQKD; this is translated from the coding sequence ATGACTTTCGCCGATCTCGGCCTTTCTGACGAACTTCTGCGCGCTATCGCTGATTCCGGCTACAGCGAGCCAACCCCGATTCAGGAACAGGCGATCCCGCCCGTACTGATGATGAAGGATCTTATCGGCATCGCCCAAACGGGCACCGGCAAGACGGCCAGCTTCGTGCTGCCGATGATCGATATCCTTGCCCATGGCCGCAGCCGTGCGCGGATGCCGCGATCGCTGATCCTTGAGCCGACCCGCGAACTCGCGGCCCAGGTGGCCGAGAATTTCGAGAAATACGGCAAATATCACAAGCTATCGATGGCGCTGCTGATTGGCGGCACGAACATGGGCGATCAGATTGCCGCGCTCGAAAAGGGTGTCGACGTGCTGATCGCGACGCCGGGCCGGTTGATGGACCTGTTCCAGCGGGGCAAGATCCTGCTCACCGGGTGCAGCCTGCTCGTCATCGACGAAGCGGACCGGATGCTCGACATGGGCTTCATCCCCGACATCGAGGAAATTTGCACCAAGCTGCCCGCACAGCGGCAGACGCTGCTGTTTTCCGCAACGATGCCCGCGCCGATCAAGAAGCTGGCGGATCGCTTCCTCACGAACCCCAAGCAGATCGAAGTCGCCCGCGTCGGCGCCGCCAATGCATCGATCGAGCAGTTCCTTGTCGAATGCTCGTCACGCGGCAAGCGCGATGTGCTGCGCGATCTGTTGCGCGCGGAAGACATGCACACCGCGATCATCTTCAGCAACCGCAAGACAACGGTGCGCGACCTCTCCACCGCCCTGAAGGGCAATGGTTTCCGCGCCACCCAGATCCATGGTGACATGGAACAGTCGGAACGGGTGCGTGAACTCGACCGCTTCAAATCGGGCGAGATCAACATCCTCGTCGCGTCGGACGTCGCCGCGCGTGGGCTGGATGTGAAGGGCGTCAGCCACGTCTTCAACTTCGACGTGCCGTGGCACCCGGATGATTATGTCCACCGCATCGGCCGCACCGGCCGCGCGGGCGCCACTGGCAAGGCCTATACGCTGGTTACGCCCGAGGACGCCGAAGCCGTCGAGAATATCGAGAAGCTGACGCAACAGAAAATCCCGCGTATCGGCACCGCCGCGTCGGCACCGGCCACCGAAGAAAAAGCTCCCGAAGCACCGCGCGCCAAGCGAGCCGCCAAGGCCCCGGCCAAGCCGGCTGCTGCCAAGTCGACCCCGGCCAAGGACGCGCCGGCACCGAGGGCCAACGCCTCGCCCGTACGCCCTGCCCGCAACGAAGCGCCGGTGCGTGATACCCAGCGGCGTGATCGCGGCCCGGCGGATGACGGCCCCGATCAGGGCTGGAATGGCCCGATCCCCAACTTCCTCGATTTCGGCTTCGGCACGCGCCCCCAAAAGGACTGA
- a CDS encoding N-formylglutamate amidohydrolase encodes MAAAPPFPTDQPPSFVRHGPARPTLPVVLAVPHAGRDYPPTLLAMARAPLERLESLEDRHADLLVDDAVAAGATAFLARRARSWIDLNRDEREIDPGMIDPPPRTHSLIASAKMRGGLGLIPRRLADVGEIWNRRLSAEELAIRVNEHHRPWHSAIATALDEAQARFGTALLIDCHSMPPLPPHSAARPPHIVLGDRYGATAPALLMDRLTSLVEAAGLVCARNSPYAGGHTLDRQARRKHGIFAIQVEVDRSLYLAPGLRDPGEGLPRIRTLIGNMVSAMAEELSAPLRRAAE; translated from the coding sequence ATGGCCGCTGCCCCGCCCTTCCCTACAGATCAGCCGCCCAGCTTCGTGCGCCATGGTCCGGCCCGTCCCACGCTGCCCGTCGTGCTGGCGGTTCCGCATGCTGGCCGCGACTATCCACCAACGCTTTTGGCGATGGCGCGGGCGCCGCTTGAGCGACTGGAATCGCTGGAGGATCGCCATGCCGATCTGCTTGTCGACGACGCCGTGGCCGCCGGCGCGACCGCATTTCTGGCAAGGCGCGCGCGATCCTGGATCGACCTCAACCGGGACGAGCGCGAAATCGATCCGGGCATGATCGATCCCCCGCCCCGCACCCACAGCCTGATCGCCAGCGCGAAGATGCGCGGCGGGCTGGGCCTGATACCGCGCCGGCTGGCCGATGTCGGAGAAATCTGGAATCGACGGCTGAGTGCGGAAGAACTCGCCATACGGGTCAACGAACACCACCGCCCCTGGCATAGCGCCATCGCGACCGCCCTGGACGAGGCCCAGGCCCGTTTCGGCACCGCGCTGCTGATCGATTGCCATTCGATGCCACCGCTACCGCCCCATAGCGCCGCCCGCCCGCCCCACATCGTGCTGGGCGACCGTTATGGCGCGACGGCCCCGGCCTTGCTGATGGATCGCCTGACATCGCTGGTGGAAGCCGCAGGTTTGGTCTGCGCGCGCAATAGCCCTTATGCCGGCGGCCACACGCTGGACCGCCAAGCCAGACGCAAGCACGGCATTTTCGCCATTCAAGTCGAAGTCGACCGATCGCTTTATCTGGCGCCGGGATTGCGCGATCCCGGAGAAGGCCTGCCGCGCATCCGCACCCTGATCGGCAATATGGTGTCAGCGATGGCGGAAGAATTATCCGCGCCGCTTCGTCGCGCGGCGGAATAA
- a CDS encoding sensor histidine kinase produces MPAAKSDARWMDAVPLTVALWLFMLLIFLPAILSRHEDDWAGVALDSSTVLLSIGLGFALFALFRGTTEWPAMPRAILLVAATLGVALAHTTFDLIVTAWIAEHLSADWRDVPIDLSRASASLLNYVCVFSVNVALFQLSFSRRRSLTRERQLAAAQAAAQQAELEALRLQLNPHFLFNTLNAISALIVTRRNEDAEEMTDKLSSFLRASVACNPTELVPLEEELDLTADYLAIEAVRFGERLRVEIGCAPEARGIHVPGLLIQPLVENAVKYGVARSAQPVTIRIDANVDDGYLCLNITNDGGTGLPSIKTTGTGVGLHNVRRRLEALYGSRASLDARAIGTGFQARIILPIEAKRPGTARE; encoded by the coding sequence ATGCCCGCTGCGAAGTCCGACGCGCGCTGGATGGATGCCGTGCCGCTTACCGTGGCGTTGTGGCTGTTCATGCTGCTGATCTTCCTGCCCGCCATCCTGTCGCGCCATGAAGACGATTGGGCGGGCGTCGCGCTCGACAGTTCAACGGTTCTGCTGTCGATCGGGCTGGGCTTTGCCCTGTTCGCGCTTTTCCGGGGAACGACCGAGTGGCCGGCCATGCCGCGCGCCATATTGCTGGTGGCGGCGACATTGGGTGTGGCACTGGCCCACACCACGTTCGATCTGATCGTAACCGCCTGGATCGCCGAACATCTGAGCGCCGACTGGCGCGACGTGCCGATCGACCTGTCCCGCGCATCCGCATCGCTGCTGAACTATGTCTGCGTGTTCAGCGTCAATGTCGCCTTGTTCCAATTGTCCTTTTCGCGACGCCGGTCGCTGACCCGCGAACGCCAGCTTGCCGCGGCACAGGCAGCAGCCCAGCAGGCCGAACTGGAAGCGCTGCGGTTGCAACTGAACCCGCATTTCCTGTTCAACACGCTGAACGCGATATCCGCGCTGATCGTCACCCGCCGCAACGAAGATGCGGAGGAGATGACCGACAAGCTATCCAGTTTCCTGCGCGCTTCCGTAGCCTGCAATCCGACCGAACTTGTCCCGCTTGAGGAAGAACTGGATCTGACGGCAGACTATCTGGCGATCGAGGCCGTGCGTTTTGGCGAGCGGCTGCGCGTTGAGATTGGCTGTGCGCCCGAGGCCCGCGGCATCCATGTGCCCGGACTGCTGATCCAGCCGCTGGTGGAGAATGCGGTCAAATATGGCGTGGCCCGATCCGCCCAGCCGGTCACGATCCGGATCGATGCCAATGTCGACGACGGCTATCTGTGCCTGAACATCACCAACGATGGCGGCACCGGCCTCCCATCGATAAAGACCACGGGTACGGGCGTCGGCCTCCATAATGTCCGCCGCCGGCTGGAGGCGCTATATGGTAGCCGGGCGAGCCTGGATGCACGGGCCATCGGCACCGGATTTCAGGCACGCATCATCCTGCCGATCGAAGCAAAGCGGCCGGGAACTGCACGGGAATAA